CCACGTCGGTGCAGGCACTGCGATGGGTGAATTGCTGCGTCGTTTCTGGATGCCGGCGCTGCTCGAGGAGGAGTTGGCCGAGCCCGACGGCGAGCCGGTGCGGCTGCGCCTGTTAGGCGAAGACCTGCTGGCGTTTCGCGACAGCGCGGGCCGGGTCGGGATCATTGACGCCTACTGTGCCCATCGGCGCGCGCCGCTGTTTTTCGGACGCAACGAAGAATGCGGCCTGCGCTGCGTCTATCACGGCTGGAAGTACGACGTGGCGGGCAATTGCGTGGACATGCCCTCGGAGCCACCGGAGCACGCCTTCAAGCACAAGATCAAGCTGACCGCCTATCGCACGGCACTCCACGGCGGGGTGGTCTGGATATACATGGGACCGCCCGAGCTGCAACCGCAATTGCCGCAGTTCGAATGGTCAACTTTGCCACCGCGCCAGCGCACCGCCACCAAGCGGCTGCAACACTGCAACTGGGCGCAGGCGGTGGAGGGCGGCATCGACTCCAGCCATATCTCCTTTCTGCACAGTCGGGTGGATGGGGTTGGGTTGGAAGCCTCGCTGGGCGCGGGGAGAACGCCATATCACGCCGCCGATCGCCATCCTGTGTTCATCGTCAAAGAAGCGCCTCATGGACTGTTAATCGCGGCCCGGCGCAGTATCGAACAGGATTCCTATTATTGGCGGCTGACCCAATGCCTGCTGCCTTTTTACACCATGATTCCGCCGGTGACCTCGGCCCGTGATTCCAGCGCGGTGCCCTATGCCGGCCACGCCTGGGTGCCGATCGACGATCATACAACCTGGACCTGGACCTTCACCGCCAATCCCCATCGCGAGTTCAGTGACGCCGAACTGGCCTTCCATGGCGGGCGCGGCGGGATGTGGGGTCCGGTGGACGAGCATTACCATCCCTTGCGCAACAAGGAGAACGATTATCTGATCGACCGCAAGCTGCAAAAGACGGTCGAGTTCACCGGCATTGTCGGTATCCCCAACCAGGACAGCGCGGTCCAGGAGGGGATGGGCCCGATTGTCGATCGCAGCCGTGAACGGCTGGGCACCTCCGACACCGCCATTATCGCCTGGCGCCGGCTCATCCTGCGGCTGGCCGAAGAAGTGCGCCAGGGGCAGACGCCGCGCG
This DNA window, taken from Candidatus Binataceae bacterium, encodes the following:
- a CDS encoding Rieske 2Fe-2S domain-containing protein, giving the protein MLAREDNELLTHVGAGTAMGELLRRFWMPALLEEELAEPDGEPVRLRLLGEDLLAFRDSAGRVGIIDAYCAHRRAPLFFGRNEECGLRCVYHGWKYDVAGNCVDMPSEPPEHAFKHKIKLTAYRTALHGGVVWIYMGPPELQPQLPQFEWSTLPPRQRTATKRLQHCNWAQAVEGGIDSSHISFLHSRVDGVGLEASLGAGRTPYHAADRHPVFIVKEAPHGLLIAARRSIEQDSYYWRLTQCLLPFYTMIPPVTSARDSSAVPYAGHAWVPIDDHTTWTWTFTANPHREFSDAELAFHGGRGGMWGPVDEHYHPLRNKENDYLIDRKLQKTVEFTGIVGIPNQDSAVQEGMGPIVDRSRERLGTSDTAIIAWRRLILRLAEEVRQGQTPRAAMQGDAYNVRSASVILKREVPYEEGAAYLIPGRSSACAAAIVAPPRSA